One stretch of Micromonospora echinospora DNA includes these proteins:
- a CDS encoding YczE/YyaS/YitT family protein, translating into MSTKMPSRLVRLLAGLALFGVSVALMVRADLGLASWDVLHQGVADRTGLPMGLVVNGVALLVLLLWIPLRQRPGVGTVANVALVGVALDATLAVLPPLEPLAGRIGLLVAGVVLNGLATALYLGARLGPGPRDGLMTGLAARGLLLGPARTGIEVTVLAVGWLLGGALGPGTLLYAIAIGPIVAWFVPRLAAPSPAATPTGATSPCPA; encoded by the coding sequence ATGTCAACCAAGATGCCGTCCCGGCTGGTGCGGCTGCTCGCCGGCTTGGCCCTGTTCGGCGTCAGCGTCGCGCTGATGGTCCGCGCCGACCTGGGGCTCGCGTCCTGGGACGTGCTGCACCAGGGCGTCGCCGACCGCACCGGCCTGCCGATGGGGCTCGTGGTCAACGGGGTGGCGCTGCTGGTGCTGCTGCTGTGGATCCCGCTACGGCAGCGTCCCGGCGTCGGCACGGTGGCGAACGTCGCGCTCGTCGGCGTGGCGCTCGACGCGACGCTGGCGGTGCTGCCGCCGCTCGAACCACTCGCCGGCCGCATCGGCCTGCTGGTCGCGGGCGTCGTGCTCAACGGCCTCGCCACCGCGCTCTACCTCGGCGCCCGGCTCGGCCCGGGCCCGCGCGACGGGCTGATGACCGGCCTGGCCGCCCGCGGCCTCCTGCTCGGCCCGGCGCGCACCGGGATCGAGGTGACAGTCCTGGCAGTCGGCTGGCTGCTCGGCGGCGCCCTCGGCCCTGGCACCCTGCTCTACGCGATCGCCATCGGGCCGATCGTCGCCTGGTTCGTCCCCCGACTCGCCGCGCCGTCCCCGGCCGCCACCCCGACAGGAGCCACCTCGCCATGCCCCGCCTGA
- a CDS encoding DUF742 domain-containing protein, whose translation MMDRDEPTGALVRPYAVTRGRTRPRLDIALEALVETTVRGRAVATGNGGHGREHQYIAALCDGRVQSLAEIAARMQLPLGVARVLIADMATDGLVAVHEPTILDDSDDAMGTELLERVLSGLRRL comes from the coding sequence ATGATGGATCGTGACGAGCCGACCGGCGCACTGGTCCGGCCGTACGCCGTCACCCGTGGTCGTACCCGTCCCCGGCTCGACATCGCCCTGGAGGCGCTCGTCGAGACGACGGTGCGCGGCCGAGCGGTTGCCACTGGCAATGGTGGCCACGGTCGTGAACACCAGTACATCGCCGCGTTGTGTGACGGACGTGTGCAGTCGCTCGCCGAAATCGCGGCGCGGATGCAGCTTCCGCTCGGCGTGGCCCGGGTGCTCATCGCCGACATGGCGACGGACGGCCTGGTCGCAGTCCACGAGCCGACCATCCTGGACGACTCCGACGACGCGATGGGCACTGAACTGCTGGAGAGGGTGCTGAGTGGACTTCGCAGGCTCTGA
- a CDS encoding PPOX class F420-dependent oxidoreductase has product MSARLWELFGERGRGVLVTLRRDGRPQLSNLDYLAEPGLIRCSTTDNRAKVRNLRRDPRASFHVTTADGGAYAVAEGTVTLTPPAAATDDATVEELVEVYRRIRGEHPDWADYRAAMVADGRVVLRLAVERVYGWRP; this is encoded by the coding sequence GTGAGCGCGCGTCTGTGGGAGCTGTTCGGCGAGCGCGGGCGCGGGGTGCTCGTCACGCTGCGCCGGGACGGCCGCCCTCAGCTGTCCAACCTCGACTACCTGGCCGAGCCCGGCCTGATCCGCTGCTCGACCACCGACAACCGGGCGAAGGTGCGCAACCTGCGCCGCGACCCCCGGGCCAGCTTCCACGTGACCACCGCCGACGGCGGGGCGTACGCGGTCGCCGAGGGCACCGTGACGCTCACCCCGCCGGCCGCCGCCACCGACGACGCCACTGTCGAGGAGCTGGTCGAGGTCTACCGGCGCATCCGCGGCGAGCACCCCGACTGGGCCGACTACCGCGCCGCCATGGTGGCCGACGGCCGGGTGGTGCTCCGGCTGGCGGTGGAGCGGGTGTACGGCTGGCGGCCCTGA
- a CDS encoding adenosine deaminase, with product MVAISYEDIVKVPKALLHDHLDGGLRPATIVELAAEVGHELPTTDPAALGVWFTEAANSGSLERYLETFAHTVAVMQTAGALRRVARECALDLAADGVVYAEVRFAPEQHLEQNLTLDAVVDAVVTGFREGSALAAEAGTPIRIGTLLTAMRHAARSQEIAELAVRHRDTGVVGFDIAGAEAGFPPTRHLDAFEYLQRENFHFTIHAGEAFGLPSIWQAIQWCGADRLGHGVRIVDDITPGNPPVLGRLAAYVRDKRIPLELCPSSNVQTGAAASIADHPIGLLRDLRFRVTVNTDNRLMSGTSMSREMALLVEAFGYGWKELQWFTINAMKSAFIPFDERLRIIDEVIKPAYAELIG from the coding sequence ATGGTCGCAATCTCGTACGAGGACATCGTCAAGGTCCCGAAGGCGCTGCTGCACGATCACCTCGACGGCGGCCTGCGGCCCGCGACGATCGTCGAGCTGGCCGCCGAGGTCGGCCACGAACTGCCCACCACCGACCCGGCGGCGCTCGGTGTCTGGTTCACCGAGGCGGCGAACTCCGGCTCGCTGGAGCGTTACCTGGAGACGTTCGCGCACACGGTGGCGGTCATGCAGACCGCCGGCGCGTTGCGCCGGGTCGCCCGCGAGTGCGCGCTGGACCTGGCCGCCGACGGCGTGGTCTACGCCGAGGTGCGGTTCGCCCCGGAGCAGCACCTGGAGCAGAACCTGACGCTGGACGCGGTGGTCGACGCGGTGGTCACCGGGTTCCGGGAGGGCAGCGCGCTGGCCGCTGAGGCGGGCACCCCGATCCGGATCGGCACGCTGCTCACCGCGATGCGGCACGCCGCCCGCTCGCAGGAGATCGCCGAGCTGGCCGTGCGGCACCGCGACACCGGGGTGGTCGGCTTCGACATCGCCGGCGCCGAGGCGGGCTTCCCGCCCACCCGGCACCTGGACGCGTTCGAGTACCTCCAGCGGGAGAACTTCCACTTCACCATCCACGCCGGGGAGGCGTTCGGCCTGCCGTCGATCTGGCAGGCGATCCAGTGGTGCGGCGCCGATCGGCTCGGTCACGGCGTACGCATCGTCGACGACATCACCCCCGGCAACCCGCCGGTGCTGGGCCGACTGGCCGCGTACGTGCGGGACAAGCGCATCCCGCTGGAGCTGTGCCCGTCGTCGAACGTGCAGACCGGCGCGGCGGCCTCGATCGCCGACCACCCCATCGGCCTGCTGCGCGACCTGCGGTTCCGGGTGACCGTGAACACCGACAACCGGCTGATGAGCGGCACCTCGATGTCCCGGGAGATGGCGCTGCTGGTGGAGGCCTTCGGTTACGGCTGGAAGGAACTCCAGTGGTTCACCATCAACGCGATGAAGAGCGCGTTCATCCCGTTCGACGAGCGCCTGCGGATCATCGACGAGGTGATCAAGCCGGCGTACGCCGAGCTGATCGGCTGA
- a CDS encoding roadblock/LC7 domain-containing protein, producing the protein MTTTQDLGWLLANFADRVPGVAHAVAVSADGLLLASSRDLPRDRADQLAAIASGLVSLTQGAARCFEGGAVLQTVVEMDNGFLFLMSISDGSSFAVLAARSCDVGQVGYEMALLVDRVGDALTPQPRTAVGMMG; encoded by the coding sequence ATGACTACTACGCAGGATCTCGGATGGCTGCTCGCCAACTTCGCCGACCGGGTGCCCGGTGTGGCGCACGCGGTCGCGGTCTCGGCCGACGGCCTGCTTCTCGCCTCGTCCCGTGACCTTCCGCGGGACCGCGCCGACCAGCTCGCCGCGATCGCGTCCGGTCTGGTCAGCCTGACCCAGGGCGCGGCCCGCTGCTTCGAGGGCGGAGCGGTGTTGCAGACAGTCGTCGAGATGGACAACGGTTTCCTGTTCCTGATGTCCATCTCCGACGGTTCGTCGTTCGCGGTGCTGGCGGCGCGGAGCTGCGACGTGGGTCAGGTCGGGTACGAGATGGCCCTGCTCGTGGACCGGGTGGGCGATGCCCTGACGCCACAGCCGCGTACGGCTGTGGGGATGATGGGCTGA
- a CDS encoding NADPH-dependent FMN reductase, with amino-acid sequence MPRLNVIVASTRPGRAGRRIGDWFTAAAVRHAGFDEVRLLDLAEVGLPFHDEPHHPSERVYLHEHTRAWSAEIDAGDAFVLVMPEYNYGFSAPLKNAIDYLYHEWQHKPVGFVSYGMTSGGLRAVQMIKQVVTTLNMTPVNDAVVVFLRQALDEAGELRPDPAREEAAALMLDQLVRLAAALAPLRVTA; translated from the coding sequence ATGCCCCGCCTGAACGTGATCGTCGCCAGCACCCGTCCCGGCCGGGCCGGCCGCCGCATCGGTGACTGGTTCACCGCCGCCGCCGTCCGCCACGCCGGCTTCGACGAGGTGCGCCTCCTCGACCTGGCCGAGGTCGGGCTGCCCTTCCACGACGAGCCGCACCACCCGTCCGAGCGGGTCTACCTGCACGAGCACACCCGCGCCTGGAGCGCCGAGATCGACGCCGGGGACGCCTTCGTCCTGGTGATGCCGGAGTACAACTACGGCTTCAGCGCGCCGCTGAAGAACGCGATCGACTACCTCTACCACGAGTGGCAGCACAAGCCGGTGGGCTTCGTCAGCTACGGCATGACCTCCGGCGGCCTGCGCGCGGTGCAGATGATCAAGCAGGTGGTGACCACGCTGAACATGACCCCGGTCAACGACGCGGTGGTCGTCTTCCTGCGGCAGGCGCTGGACGAGGCGGGCGAGCTGCGACCCGACCCGGCTCGCGAGGAGGCTGCCGCGCTCATGCTGGATCAGCTCGTCCGGCTCGCCGCCGCGCTCGCGCCGCTGCGGGTGACGGCGTGA
- a CDS encoding sensor histidine kinase, whose amino-acid sequence MSKRPTTAGSFLSRLRRPMNRLRDMPIWSKLGLIMIVPTIATVVVGTSGLVDHLETLNSANRAGDLANLIGYSGDLVDTVQDERVGAVLFLGAKEFQTRAQYQEGYNRTNQRVDQAKSPYLRQRGEIDDLPRNFVGLLDTIDTQLKDLPATRSQVLNGKLKINDADQAYRQLIEDLLSIRDSATQLAGDNDLSDRMRAAGAVARQKEYLTQRRVVVHQAITQNQYTAALREQFIASGTGQAQSLATFQAIATEPDKLFYDQTVSGPDLRKADRFTSFISSNNNGSMANAPFGPDQWDQTMVANAKLMRGVESRLDGNVVRQADALRSDTQRQVFLETGLLLTMLLLAILFAYLVARSMARSLRDLRQGALAVAQYGLPQAVARLRDPQVTGQLTPVQLANQIAEPLPVRSKDEFGQVTEAFNAVHLEAVRTAAEQAALRASVATMFVNLARRSQILVDRLIGHLDRLERGEEDPDRLAELFQLDHLATRMRRNDENLLVLAGADSTRVQREPAALIDVLRAAQSEVEHYTRIEFGVIDRDIEVAAHAVNDLVHLVAELFDNATAFSPPDSQVMVEARRVGDRASLYVEDRGIGISPEQLRDLNERLATPPQVDVAVSRMMGLVVVARLAARHGVRVELRPGTDRGTVADVTLPTTVLVPRALAGRGQPGPALPAAGPQQSGPTPAFGALAAFGGNPQSLPPAPHPGASGNQVTLGGRAFDPAPRNGAGTPANAGGGRAMPAWSDLTGANPGGGDGGFGSRPSSGSGFEPLPQRRNPAEGDPGTSGQQPAIPRQLPSSPEARPYSPPPVSAPPLPPVSGAPAAGQALPYRPVSAAPVSGDPWSGRPVSAAPVSGDPWSGRPVSAAPVSGQPTSAVPVSGQPTGYQVSAPPANQLPARPVTQTPMPGVGAPPVWPPVAPPPAPAPVVPERPTSGMDMTTELPRVPRTEMPATSQPATGQPPATPATNRPAATPAARPGPAQQQGNRQRYADETMELPIFRELESAWFRTRRPGPHEEAAAPAPAPAATTNGGAATQQFAKVDTAGRPVPQPTPATTGNAPMAPTPTAGGAPRDNGAANGNTRPAYAGGLPTRQPTASPQSSPWQTAADDGWRAASAATEVPVAETTQKGLPKRKPMAQLVPGSIDKPSASVQRRTPEGVRGLLSAYHRGVQRGRNTDSNTTGPEGTPGGQQSSQSGSGPVAGSGQKEQQG is encoded by the coding sequence GTGAGCAAACGGCCAACGACGGCGGGCTCCTTCCTGTCGCGGCTGCGCCGGCCGATGAATCGGCTGCGCGACATGCCGATCTGGTCCAAGCTCGGTCTGATCATGATCGTGCCGACCATCGCCACGGTCGTGGTGGGCACCAGTGGTCTGGTCGACCATCTGGAGACGCTCAACAGTGCCAACCGGGCGGGGGATCTGGCCAACCTGATCGGCTACTCGGGTGACCTGGTCGACACCGTGCAGGACGAGCGGGTCGGCGCCGTGCTCTTCCTCGGCGCGAAGGAGTTCCAGACCCGGGCGCAGTACCAGGAGGGCTACAACCGGACCAACCAGCGGGTGGACCAGGCGAAGTCGCCCTACCTGCGGCAGCGTGGCGAGATCGACGACCTGCCCCGCAACTTCGTCGGGCTGCTCGACACGATCGACACCCAGCTGAAGGACCTCCCGGCGACCCGGAGCCAGGTGCTGAACGGCAAGCTCAAGATCAATGACGCCGACCAGGCGTACCGGCAGCTGATCGAGGACCTGCTGTCGATCCGCGACTCGGCCACCCAGCTCGCCGGTGACAACGACCTGAGCGACCGGATGCGCGCGGCCGGCGCGGTGGCCCGGCAGAAGGAATACCTGACCCAGCGCCGCGTGGTCGTCCACCAGGCGATCACCCAGAACCAGTACACCGCCGCGCTGCGCGAGCAGTTCATCGCCAGCGGCACCGGCCAGGCGCAGTCGCTCGCGACGTTCCAGGCGATCGCCACCGAGCCGGACAAGCTGTTCTACGACCAGACCGTCTCCGGGCCCGACCTGCGCAAGGCGGACCGCTTCACGAGTTTCATCTCCAGCAACAACAACGGCTCGATGGCGAACGCCCCGTTCGGCCCGGACCAGTGGGACCAGACCATGGTCGCCAACGCCAAGCTGATGCGCGGCGTGGAGTCCCGCCTCGACGGCAACGTGGTCCGGCAGGCCGACGCGCTGCGCTCGGACACCCAGCGCCAGGTGTTCCTGGAGACCGGCCTGCTGCTCACCATGCTGCTGCTGGCCATCCTCTTCGCGTACCTGGTCGCCCGCTCGATGGCCCGCTCGCTGCGCGACCTGCGCCAAGGTGCCCTGGCGGTGGCCCAGTACGGGCTGCCACAGGCGGTCGCCCGGCTACGCGACCCGCAGGTGACCGGCCAGCTCACCCCGGTGCAGCTGGCCAACCAGATCGCCGAGCCGCTGCCGGTGCGCAGCAAGGACGAGTTCGGCCAGGTGACCGAGGCGTTCAACGCCGTCCACCTGGAGGCCGTCCGGACCGCCGCCGAGCAGGCCGCCCTGCGGGCGTCGGTCGCCACCATGTTCGTCAACCTGGCCCGCCGCTCGCAGATCCTGGTCGACCGGCTGATCGGCCACCTCGACCGGCTGGAGCGCGGCGAGGAGGACCCGGACCGGCTCGCCGAGCTGTTCCAGCTCGACCACCTGGCCACCCGGATGCGCCGCAACGACGAGAACCTGCTGGTGCTCGCCGGCGCGGACTCCACGCGCGTGCAGCGCGAGCCCGCCGCTCTGATCGACGTGCTCCGCGCCGCCCAGTCCGAGGTCGAGCACTACACCCGGATCGAGTTCGGGGTGATCGACCGGGACATCGAGGTCGCCGCCCACGCGGTGAACGACCTCGTGCACCTGGTCGCCGAGCTGTTCGACAACGCGACCGCGTTCTCCCCGCCCGACTCCCAGGTCATGGTGGAGGCCCGCCGGGTCGGCGACCGCGCCTCGCTCTACGTGGAGGACCGGGGCATCGGCATCAGCCCGGAGCAGCTCCGTGACCTCAACGAGCGGCTGGCCACGCCGCCGCAGGTGGACGTCGCGGTCTCCCGGATGATGGGCCTGGTCGTGGTGGCGCGGCTGGCCGCCCGCCACGGCGTCCGGGTCGAGCTGCGACCGGGCACCGACCGGGGCACCGTCGCCGACGTCACGCTGCCCACCACGGTCCTGGTGCCGCGCGCCCTGGCCGGCCGCGGACAGCCGGGGCCGGCCCTTCCGGCCGCCGGTCCGCAGCAGAGCGGCCCGACCCCGGCCTTCGGCGCCCTGGCCGCCTTCGGCGGCAACCCGCAGAGCCTGCCGCCGGCCCCGCACCCGGGTGCCTCCGGCAACCAGGTCACGCTCGGCGGACGCGCCTTCGACCCGGCGCCGCGCAACGGCGCGGGCACCCCGGCGAACGCCGGTGGCGGTCGCGCCATGCCGGCCTGGTCCGACCTGACCGGGGCGAACCCGGGCGGCGGGGACGGCGGGTTCGGCTCCCGGCCCTCGTCCGGTTCCGGGTTCGAGCCGCTTCCCCAGCGGCGCAACCCGGCCGAGGGCGACCCGGGCACCAGCGGCCAGCAGCCGGCGATCCCACGCCAGCTGCCGAGCAGCCCCGAGGCGCGGCCCTACAGCCCGCCGCCGGTGTCGGCGCCGCCGCTGCCGCCGGTCTCCGGCGCCCCGGCCGCCGGGCAGGCGCTGCCGTACCGTCCGGTCTCGGCCGCCCCGGTCTCCGGTGACCCGTGGTCCGGCCGTCCGGTCTCGGCCGCCCCGGTCTCCGGTGACCCGTGGTCCGGCCGCCCGGTCTCCGCTGCGCCGGTTTCCGGCCAGCCCACGTCGGCCGTGCCGGTCTCCGGTCAGCCGACCGGTTACCAGGTATCCGCGCCGCCGGCGAACCAGCTGCCGGCGCGCCCGGTGACGCAGACGCCGATGCCGGGCGTGGGCGCGCCGCCGGTCTGGCCGCCGGTCGCGCCGCCTCCGGCCCCGGCCCCCGTGGTGCCGGAACGGCCCACCAGCGGCATGGACATGACCACCGAGCTGCCCCGGGTGCCGCGCACGGAAATGCCGGCCACCTCGCAGCCCGCGACCGGCCAGCCGCCCGCCACCCCGGCGACGAACCGGCCGGCCGCCACCCCGGCGGCCCGGCCGGGCCCGGCGCAGCAGCAGGGCAACCGCCAGCGGTACGCGGACGAGACGATGGAGCTGCCGATCTTCCGGGAGCTGGAGTCGGCGTGGTTCCGTACCCGCCGGCCCGGGCCCCACGAGGAGGCGGCGGCCCCGGCCCCGGCCCCGGCCGCGACGACGAACGGCGGCGCCGCCACCCAGCAGTTCGCCAAGGTGGACACCGCCGGCCGGCCGGTGCCGCAGCCGACACCCGCAACGACAGGTAACGCACCGATGGCACCCACTCCGACGGCCGGCGGAGCACCGCGTGACAACGGCGCGGCGAACGGGAACACCCGTCCCGCGTACGCCGGAGGGCTGCCCACCCGGCAGCCGACCGCGTCGCCGCAGTCCTCGCCCTGGCAGACCGCGGCCGACGACGGCTGGCGCGCCGCCTCGGCGGCCACCGAGGTGCCGGTCGCGGAAACCACCCAGAAGGGCCTGCCGAAGCGGAAGCCGATGGCCCAGCTCGTGCCCGGCAGCATCGACAAGCCTTCTGCCTCGGTGCAGCGGCGGACACCGGAGGGCGTCCGGGGTCTGCTCTCGGCCTACCATCGGGGCGTGCAGCGCGGGCGTAACACCGACAGCAACACGACCGGCCCGGAGGGCACTCCGGGCGGGCAGCAGTCCTCGCAGTCTGGCTCAGGCCCGGTGGCCGGGAGCGGGCAGAAGGAGCAACAAGGATGA
- a CDS encoding GTP-binding protein — MSHRPPAPSGRVTSAKIVIAGGFGVGKTTLVGSVSEITPLTTEAIMTSAGVGVDDTRQVPGKTTTTVAMDFGRISIDRDLILYLFGTPGQTRFWFMWDELVRGAIGAVVLVDTRRLADCFAAIDFFEHRRLPYLVAINCFDGMQYHDPQDVRDALAISRDVPVVPCDARNRESTKHVLISLVEYVLTMRRSRAVAPA, encoded by the coding sequence ATGTCGCACCGGCCGCCGGCCCCGAGCGGGCGCGTGACGTCGGCGAAGATCGTTATCGCCGGTGGGTTCGGCGTCGGCAAGACGACGCTGGTCGGCTCGGTCTCGGAGATCACGCCGCTGACCACCGAGGCGATCATGACCTCCGCCGGTGTCGGCGTCGACGACACCCGGCAGGTGCCGGGCAAGACGACGACCACGGTGGCGATGGACTTCGGTCGTATCTCGATCGACCGTGACCTGATCCTGTACCTCTTCGGTACGCCGGGTCAGACGCGGTTCTGGTTCATGTGGGACGAGTTGGTCCGGGGTGCGATCGGCGCGGTGGTGCTGGTCGACACCCGGCGGCTCGCCGACTGCTTCGCCGCCATCGACTTCTTCGAGCACCGGCGGCTGCCGTACCTGGTGGCCATCAACTGCTTCGACGGCATGCAGTACCACGATCCGCAGGACGTCCGGGACGCGCTGGCGATCTCCCGCGACGTGCCGGTGGTGCCGTGCGACGCCCGTAACCGGGAGTCCACGAAGCACGTGCTCATCTCGCTCGTCGAGTACGTGCTCACCATGCGGCGCTCGCGGGCCGTCGCGCCCGCCTGA
- a CDS encoding putative RNA methyltransferase: protein MDDRVLARLRCPVCAEPLTGTTAGTTRALRCPRGHSFDTARQGYVNLLAGRSPHTGDSADMVAARADFLAAGHYDTVAAALADTAVRVAGFDPYPLVVEPGAGTGHYLAAVLAALPDAAGLALDVSKPALRRAARAHPRAAAALADTWQRLPLADRSVTVLLNVFAPRNGPEFHRVLDPGGALLVVTPAADHLAELVEALGLLRVDPAKADRVAGSLGAHFSEESATGHRARLMLTRAEVTTLVGMGPSAWHAEPERLGVRIAALPEPVSVTLSVRLGVHRPR from the coding sequence GTGGACGACCGCGTCCTGGCCCGGCTGCGCTGCCCGGTCTGCGCCGAGCCGCTCACCGGGACCACCGCCGGCACCACCCGCGCCCTGCGCTGCCCGCGCGGGCACAGCTTCGACACGGCCCGGCAGGGGTACGTCAACCTGCTCGCCGGCCGCTCCCCGCACACCGGGGACAGCGCCGACATGGTCGCCGCCCGCGCCGACTTCCTCGCCGCCGGCCACTACGACACGGTCGCCGCCGCGCTCGCCGACACCGCGGTCCGCGTCGCGGGCTTCGACCCGTACCCCCTGGTGGTGGAACCCGGCGCCGGGACCGGGCACTACCTCGCGGCGGTGCTGGCGGCGCTGCCGGACGCCGCCGGCCTGGCCCTGGACGTCTCCAAGCCGGCGCTGCGCCGCGCGGCCCGCGCCCATCCGCGGGCCGCCGCCGCGCTCGCCGACACCTGGCAGCGCCTGCCGCTGGCCGACCGGTCGGTGACCGTGCTGCTGAACGTGTTCGCGCCACGCAACGGCCCGGAGTTCCACCGGGTGCTCGACCCCGGCGGCGCGTTGCTCGTCGTCACCCCGGCCGCCGACCACCTTGCCGAACTGGTCGAGGCGCTGGGCCTGCTGCGGGTGGACCCGGCGAAGGCCGACCGGGTCGCGGGCAGCCTCGGCGCCCACTTCAGCGAGGAGTCCGCAACCGGGCACCGGGCCCGGCTGATGCTCACCCGCGCCGAGGTCACCACGCTCGTCGGGATGGGACCGAGCGCCTGGCACGCCGAGCCGGAACGGCTCGGCGTGCGCATCGCCGCGCTGCCCGAGCCTGTTTCGGTCACGCTCTCGGTCCGGCTCGGCGTGCACCGCCCGCGCTGA
- a CDS encoding ABC transporter substrate-binding protein, whose translation MATPAFDSTVLTRRGVLAAAAGSLLLAGCAPQGQRPDDGPSSSAPSDQDLIVGASLELTGAGAVLGVAQRQALQLTADSLNRTGIPVGNLVRSVRLQILDNGSNPQVAARHAADLTRAGAQALIGGVLGETSAALAAAAQRVKTPFLSLGYGDRIVLPLDERTFTYKLTPDAVDMAGRLVELFESKRVRRVSLLAADGLHGDSGVRAMRDALADSSTDLARTVRLPGTGRRFRAAADRVTGGAEDGVVIWATAPDSGAAARELRAAGHRGPIFFDAGAVADDTVQGANAAAVEGAYAVHPACLDISGAIATTTAQLARRDFANRYTQRHGGSPDFAPYASDALQLLAMSARMATSLDRGRLRALLQAQTVEGIAGGYAFSAGRHGGMERDSLAVYQVYRGSWTRYA comes from the coding sequence ATGGCGACACCGGCGTTCGACTCCACTGTGCTCACCCGTCGGGGCGTCCTCGCCGCCGCGGCCGGGAGCCTGCTGCTCGCGGGTTGCGCGCCGCAGGGCCAGCGGCCGGACGACGGCCCGTCCAGCAGCGCGCCGAGCGACCAGGACCTGATCGTCGGCGCGAGTCTGGAGCTGACCGGCGCGGGGGCAGTGCTCGGCGTCGCCCAGCGGCAGGCCCTGCAGCTCACCGCCGACTCGCTCAACCGCACCGGCATCCCGGTCGGCAACCTGGTCCGGTCGGTCCGGCTCCAGATCCTGGACAACGGCAGCAATCCTCAGGTGGCGGCCCGTCATGCCGCAGACCTGACCCGGGCCGGGGCGCAGGCGCTGATCGGCGGCGTGCTCGGCGAGACCTCCGCCGCCCTGGCTGCGGCCGCCCAGCGGGTCAAGACGCCCTTCCTGTCGCTCGGTTACGGTGACCGCATCGTGCTGCCGCTGGACGAGCGCACGTTCACCTACAAGCTCACCCCGGACGCCGTCGACATGGCAGGCCGCCTGGTGGAGCTGTTCGAGTCGAAGCGGGTCCGGCGGGTGTCCCTGCTGGCCGCGGACGGGCTGCACGGCGACTCGGGTGTGCGGGCGATGCGGGACGCGCTGGCCGACAGCAGCACCGACCTGGCCCGCACGGTCCGCCTGCCGGGGACCGGCCGGCGCTTCCGCGCCGCCGCCGACCGGGTCACGGGCGGCGCGGAGGACGGAGTGGTCATCTGGGCCACCGCGCCGGACTCCGGCGCCGCGGCCCGGGAACTCCGCGCCGCCGGGCACCGCGGCCCGATCTTCTTCGACGCCGGCGCGGTCGCCGACGACACCGTGCAGGGCGCCAACGCCGCCGCGGTGGAGGGCGCGTACGCGGTGCACCCGGCCTGTCTGGACATCTCCGGGGCGATCGCCACCACCACTGCGCAGCTGGCCCGGCGGGACTTCGCCAACCGCTACACGCAGCGGCACGGCGGCAGCCCTGACTTCGCCCCGTACGCCTCGGACGCGCTCCAGCTCCTCGCCATGTCGGCGCGGATGGCGACGAGCCTGGACCGGGGCCGGCTGCGGGCCCTGCTCCAGGCGCAGACCGTCGAGGGCATCGCGGGCGGGTACGCGTTCAGCGCCGGGCGGCACGGCGGCATGGAGCGCGACTCGCTCGCCGTCTACCAGGTCTACCGGGGCAGCTGGACCCGGTACGCCTGA
- a CDS encoding MarR family winged helix-turn-helix transcriptional regulator gives MDEPRWLDEQEERAWRGYRRMRRLLDLELARELMQDAGLSEPDYDVLSDLSETPEQRLRLSELADRMLWSRSRLSHHISRMQQRGLVTREECATDGRGSVVVLTPAGRQAVEAAAPGHVAAVRRHLIDRLTPAEVSALGTLSQRVIDHLTGRPTGHPEAKG, from the coding sequence ATGGACGAACCGCGCTGGCTGGACGAACAGGAGGAGCGCGCGTGGCGCGGCTACCGCCGTATGCGCCGCCTGCTCGACCTGGAACTGGCCCGGGAACTGATGCAGGACGCCGGTCTCTCCGAGCCGGACTACGACGTCCTCAGCGACCTGTCCGAGACCCCCGAACAGCGGCTACGGCTCAGCGAACTCGCCGACCGGATGCTCTGGTCCCGCAGCCGCCTGTCCCACCACATCTCCCGGATGCAGCAACGCGGCCTGGTCACCCGGGAGGAGTGCGCCACCGACGGCCGCGGCTCGGTCGTCGTGCTCACCCCGGCCGGACGCCAGGCCGTCGAGGCCGCCGCGCCCGGACACGTCGCGGCCGTCCGCCGGCACCTGATCGACCGGCTCACCCCGGCCGAGGTGTCCGCACTCGGCACGCTCAGCCAGCGGGTGATCGACCATCTCACCGGCCGCCCCACCGGCCACCCGGAAGCGAAGGGCTGA